One region of Salvelinus sp. IW2-2015 linkage group LG1, ASM291031v2, whole genome shotgun sequence genomic DNA includes:
- the LOC111962415 gene encoding major intrinsically disordered Notch2-binding receptor 1-like — MASLQQEYPLVLLGILEELAAMRHWLSFQDLCRMVSTRFDLQHLTELRSLLFSAACRDPCFPATLFRDRVNPKGLGTSPIGVAADIVTIFNLIQMTGGVPDEAQAAQPMKAQLGPNIDQSPGPSLQISLSIADEVRFSSRDRVRTLSDSQTLSGPIDQSFLWTKSNYSFRKRASLPPDPLSLVSSSPPGRARAVSFDWRHNTPLFAGSGSIPXQAMQSIYLPLETDSESSKDSLSGDSAPRDPGSEPGSQPGSERHSCTKKRGIFKMDFHNQSHLVPEVTISTVTPRVGVGGRGRQELFTNRSFEMLSNPYPSHTVGQPSPDRQAKHESLDDLQDSTYFGPGSTIPEWSPLHLQHPRTRRPGWTDKSLSLDDRLVGLDGSEGFLQRLAPSPTTNPGEWLPPSKGWEGTVSPRPEGGGWMACSTSTQTDTMPGTRHLRSLVHADHLSFMTSMDNPDMIGEDDISTIFRFLDDMSMCGSTGYICPPDGGPSAAQDTPEARRGRLGQLQRLFHSLDGSEDGGLKASVCKLLLRMGQIEQSLESLSEVKAEISQVLSFLQRLDEKMQEQAVGGRQGGRWLGPASGGESSLGVLSHPLSPGSGGSSEPQPLSVSGHSFGSLDWNRWGKMEENRGVSETKVGKKGVLSRQASCKSGVDSKRPSIISILSARDWTVSFSKSKDDKAQPGKTGQTDQSNSSAQSHKLPPQKHSHLVXQVSNSSLFRQKDGGLTNPGVSSGLTSGLTSDLRLAEGRGAPVWTVEEREARMSPLDLQAQESLNPNNLEFWMEDIYTPGYSTLLRRKEANQRRAKACKLGALIFTSITVILVIVIPIATMSS; from the exons ATGGCCAGTCTGCAGCAAGAGTACCCCCTGGTCCTGCTGGGGATTCTGGAGGAGCTGGCTGCTATGCGCCACTGGCTTTCCTTTCAGGACCTGTGTAGAATGGTCAGCACCCGCTTCGACCTGCAGCACCTCACAGAGCTTAGGAGTCTGCTGTTCTCCGCAGCCTGCCGCGATCCCTGTTTCCCTGCCACCCTCTTCAGAGACAGGGTCAACCCTAAGGGACTGGGGACATCGCCGATTGGCGTGGCAGCTGACATCGTCACAATATTCAACCTCATTCAAATGACGGGTGGGGTTCCTGACGAGGCCCAGGCGGCCCAGCCAATGAAAGCTCAGCTTGGCCCCAATATCGACCAATCCCCGGGGCCCTCTTTGCAAATTTCTTTGTCCATCGCTGACGAGGTGAGATTCTCCAGCCGCGATAGGGTGCGCACACTGTCAGACTCTCAGACCCTCTCAGGCCCTATCGACCAGAGCTTTCTCTGGACCAAATCAAATTACTCATTCCGCAAGCGTGCCAGTCTCCCTCCtgatcccctctctctggtctcgtcATCCCCTCCAGGCCGTGCCAGGGCTGTGTCTTTCGACTGGCGCCACAACACCCCGCTGTTCGCTGGCAGTGGAAGCATCCCAGYCCAGGCCATGCAGAGCATCTACCTCCCCCTGGAGACAGACAGCGAGTCCTCAAAGGATTCCCTGAGTGGAGACTCGGCACCCAGGGATCCCGGATCAGAGCCGGGATCGCAGCCGGGATCGGAGCGGCATTCCTGCACGAAGAAAAGAGGTATTTTCAAGATGGACTTCCACAACCAGTCGCACCTTGTTCCCGAGGTGACCATTAGTACCGTGACCCCGAGAGtaggagtaggaggaagagggaggcagGAACTTTTCACCAATCGCAGCTTCGAGATGCTCTCCAACCCGTATCCTTCGCACACTGTTGGTCAGCCTTCGCCGGACCGCCAGGCCAAGCATGAAAGCCTGGATGACCTCCAGGACTCCACATACTTTGGCCCAGGTAGTACTATTCCTGAATggtcccccctccacctccaacaCCCCAGGACCCGTAGGCCAGGATGGACGGACAAGAGCCTCAGTCTGGATGACAGGTTGGTGGGCTTGGATGGCTCCGAGGGCTTCCTTCAGAGACTTGCCCCCAGCCCCACCACAAACCCTGGTGAGTGGTTGCCCCCTTCAAAGGGATGGGAGGGGACCGTCAGTCCCAGACCTGAAGGAGGAGGGTGGATGGCCTGCAGTACGAGCACCCAGACAGACACCATGCCGGGCACGCGGCACCTGCGGAGCCTGGTGCACGCCGACCACCTGTCCTTCATGACCTCGATGGACAACCCCGACATGATAGGCGAGGACGACATCAGCACCATCTTCCGCTTCCTGGATGACATGAGCATGTGCGGCTCCACAGGGTACATCTGCCCCCCCGACGGGGGCCCTTCGGCAGCCCAGGACACCCCGGAGGCGCGGCGCGGCCGCCTGGGCCAGCTCCAGAGGCTCTTCCATTCGCTGGACGGCAGTGAAGATGGCGGGCTCAAGGCCAGCGTGTGTAAACTCCTCCTGAGAATGGGCCAGATCGAGCAGAGCCTGGAGTCCCTGTCCGAAGTCAAGGCCGAGATCTCCCAGGTGCTCTCCTTCCTCCAGCGGCTGGACGAGAAGATGCAGGAGCAGGCCGTGGGAGGTAGGCAGGGAGGTAGGTGGCTGGGACCCGCCAGCGGTGGTGAGTCTTCCCTGGGTGTGCTAAGCCATCCGCTCAGCCCTGGGTCTGGTGGCTCCTCTGAGCCGCAGCCCCTGTCTGTATCTGGGCATTCGTTTGGTAGCCTGGACTGGAACCGGTGGGGGAAGATGGAGGAGAACAGAGGTGTGAGCGAAACCAAAGTGGGGAAGAAGGGGGTGCTCTCTCGGCAGGCTTCTTGCAAGAGTGGCGTGGACTCCAAGCGGCCAAGCATCATCTCCATCTTGTCTGCACGGGATTGGACGGTGTCTTTCTCGAAAAGTAAAGATGACAAGGCCCAGCCCGGGAAAACAGGACAG ACGGACCAATCAAACAGCTCTGCCCAGAGTCACAAACTCCCTCCTCAAAAACACTCCCACTTGGTGYAGCAGGTGTCCAACTCTTCTCTCTTCCGTCAGAAGGATGGCGGTTTGACCAATCCAGGGGTGTCCTCTGGGTTGACCTCtggtttgacctctgacctccgaTTGGCTGAGGGGAGAGGAGCCCCGGTCTGGAccgtggaggagagagaggccagaATGTCCCCTCTGGACCtacag GCCCAGGAGTCTCTAAACCCTAATAACCTGGAGTTTTGGATGGAGGACATCTACACGCCAGGTTACAGCACGCTGCTGAGGCGCAAAGAGGCCAACCAGCGCAGAGCCAAAGCCTGCAAGCTGGGGGCGCTCATCTTCACTTCCATCACCGTCATCCTCGTCATCGTCATCCCTATCGCCACCATGAGCTCTTGA